Proteins encoded together in one Sphingomonas radiodurans window:
- the ssb gene encoding single-stranded DNA-binding protein produces the protein MAGSVNKVILVGNLGRDPESRSFQNGGKVVELRLATSESWKDRNSGERKEKTEWHTVKVFTEGLANVAEKYLRKGSKVYIEGALTTRKWQDQQGNDRYSTEVVLQGFNSVLTMLDGPGGNSGGGGGGARDDFGGSDDFGGGGGASSGGRGGTSGGGSKSGGGFGQARGGFGDDLDDDVPF, from the coding sequence ATGGCAGGCAGCGTTAACAAGGTAATTCTCGTCGGCAATCTCGGCCGCGATCCCGAATCGCGCTCGTTCCAGAACGGCGGCAAGGTCGTCGAGCTGCGACTGGCGACCTCCGAAAGCTGGAAGGATCGCAACTCGGGCGAGCGTAAGGAGAAGACCGAGTGGCACACCGTGAAGGTGTTCACCGAAGGCCTTGCGAACGTGGCCGAAAAGTATCTGCGCAAGGGCAGCAAGGTTTACATCGAGGGCGCGCTGACCACGCGTAAGTGGCAGGATCAGCAGGGCAACGACCGCTATTCGACCGAAGTGGTGCTGCAGGGCTTCAATAGCGTGCTGACGATGCTTGATGGCCCCGGCGGCAATAGCGGCGGTGGCGGTGGCGGCGCGCGTGACGACTTCGGCGGCAGCGACGACTTCGGCGGCGGCGGCGGCGCCTCTTCGGGCGGTCGCGGCGGCACCAGCGGCGGTGGCAGCAAAAGCGGCGGCGGCTTCGGCCAGGCGCGTGGCGGCTTCGGCGACGATCTCGACGACGACGTGCCGTTCTGA